The Mycoplasma sp. 1654_15 genome contains a region encoding:
- the pfkA gene encoding 6-phosphofructokinase — MIKKIGILTSGGDAPGMNNAVRAVAKKALLHGIEPLLIKEGYKGILTKQIFSVQDFDLDKASSEGGTVIFSSRFPEFQNDSVRQEAKKILDEFGIQALVAIGGDGTYKGAYELHKLGVKVIGIPGTIDNDIQETDYTIGFDTALNTIVESVDKLRDTSRSHKRCFIVEVMGRDCQDLALYGGIATGAEVIITNTHILTEEQIANLVDQQMNQQGKTSTIVLTAEHIYKDLKAIAKFVENKTGIATRAMSLEHTQRGGRPSAFERILATQMGHKAVELLLENKSGLAISHKNGKIDAVNITKVFVTKQPQDNKLVLEYNKLNQI, encoded by the coding sequence ATGATTAAAAAAATAGGTATCTTAACATCTGGTGGAGATGCACCAGGAATGAACAATGCAGTTAGAGCTGTAGCGAAAAAAGCTTTATTACATGGAATAGAACCATTGCTAATAAAAGAAGGCTACAAAGGCATTTTAACTAAACAAATTTTTTCAGTTCAAGATTTTGATCTAGACAAAGCTTCTTCAGAAGGAGGAACAGTTATTTTCTCCTCAAGATTTCCTGAATTTCAAAACGATTCAGTAAGACAAGAAGCCAAAAAAATATTAGATGAATTTGGAATCCAAGCTTTAGTAGCTATTGGTGGCGATGGAACTTACAAGGGAGCCTATGAACTACACAAATTAGGAGTAAAAGTTATTGGAATTCCAGGAACTATTGACAATGACATTCAAGAGACTGATTACACAATAGGTTTTGATACAGCTTTAAATACAATTGTTGAATCAGTTGATAAATTAAGAGACACAAGCAGATCTCATAAAAGATGTTTCATTGTGGAAGTAATGGGAAGAGATTGTCAAGACTTAGCTCTTTATGGTGGTATAGCAACAGGCGCTGAAGTTATTATTACAAATACTCATATTTTAACTGAAGAACAAATCGCTAATTTAGTTGATCAACAAATGAATCAACAAGGAAAAACAAGCACAATTGTTTTAACAGCTGAACATATTTATAAAGATTTAAAAGCAATCGCTAAGTTTGTTGAAAATAAAACAGGTATAGCAACTAGAGCAATGTCACTAGAGCATACACAAAGAGGTGGAAGACCTTCAGCATTTGAAAGAATCTTAGCTACTCAAATGGGGCACAAAGCAGTGGAATTATTATTAGAAAACAAATCCGGTTTAGCAATTAGTCATAAAAATGGTAAAATTGATGCTGTAAACATTACAAAAGTCTTTGTTACTAAACAGCCTCAAGACAATAAATTAGTATTAGAATACAACAAATTAAATCAAATTTAA
- a CDS encoding DUF2130 domain-containing protein produces MSKKIKVKLVDKEKLTFELLEDAQKGDRFTLTDEDREWLQSIDSIIEQDIEKYISEKKKEDWKKEFLLNDEEVNKLREQIENLKTSQNKSRNQIANLENEQKIELDKKDFEIIRLTDKLNDLTNSLQEKEEELQKRFEVKQENLINTLETEKKVLKQEYESKENQKFLEQKEELTKQINKEKEEFFNKQLEQSKNDWKELKEQEKEKYEKDLTEKQEIIEDLKKQLDRRQHTNSKRIGEDFENWLQKTFYESFSNLDETVTYEKITKNDANNEKADALIKFNFFSNVKKENIQETITIEAKSESNSGSQKNSSFYKKLDRNREQQKSKYAILVTELEEKDEFSIKSVSEYKNMYVCRPQYFILLINVLFHFAKKESELTNVELNFKTKEEIQKEFENFKKDSIEKLVDKVDKQIPDMFKQVESIEKAVEKLREILNDKFVKYFNQFKSKLEELTIKKQLLKKIDSITEDDSY; encoded by the coding sequence ATGAGTAAAAAAATTAAAGTTAAATTAGTTGATAAAGAAAAATTAACATTTGAATTGCTAGAAGACGCACAAAAAGGTGATAGATTCACATTAACAGATGAAGATAGAGAGTGATTACAATCAATCGACTCAATAATTGAACAAGACATAGAAAAATACATATCTGAGAAGAAAAAAGAAGACTGAAAAAAAGAATTTTTATTAAACGATGAAGAAGTAAATAAGTTAAGAGAACAAATAGAAAATTTAAAAACATCTCAAAATAAATCTAGAAACCAAATTGCTAATTTAGAAAATGAACAAAAAATTGAATTAGATAAAAAAGATTTCGAAATTATTCGTTTAACAGATAAACTAAATGATTTGACTAATTCTCTTCAAGAAAAAGAAGAAGAGTTACAAAAACGCTTTGAAGTGAAACAAGAAAATTTAATAAATACTCTTGAAACAGAAAAAAAAGTACTAAAACAAGAATATGAATCTAAAGAAAACCAAAAATTTTTAGAACAAAAAGAAGAACTTACAAAGCAAATTAATAAAGAAAAAGAAGAATTTTTTAACAAACAGCTAGAACAATCTAAAAACGATTGAAAAGAACTAAAAGAACAAGAAAAAGAAAAATACGAAAAAGATTTGACAGAAAAACAAGAAATTATTGAAGATCTTAAAAAACAATTAGACAGAAGACAACATACAAATTCAAAACGAATTGGTGAAGATTTTGAAAACTGATTACAAAAAACTTTTTATGAAAGTTTTTCTAACTTAGATGAAACAGTTACATATGAAAAAATAACTAAAAATGATGCTAATAATGAAAAGGCAGATGCATTAATAAAATTTAATTTTTTCTCAAATGTTAAAAAAGAAAATATTCAAGAAACTATTACTATTGAAGCCAAATCCGAATCTAATTCTGGTTCACAAAAAAATTCTTCATTTTATAAAAAATTAGATAGAAATAGAGAACAACAAAAATCTAAATATGCTATTTTGGTAACAGAATTAGAGGAAAAAGATGAGTTTTCTATTAAATCAGTATCTGAATACAAAAATATGTATGTATGTAGACCTCAATACTTTATTTTACTAATTAATGTTTTATTTCACTTCGCAAAAAAAGAGAGTGAACTTACAAATGTTGAATTAAACTTTAAAACAAAAGAAGAAATACAAAAAGAATTTGAAAACTTTAAAAAAGACTCAATTGAAAAATTAGTTGATAAGGTAGATAAACAAATTCCTGATATGTTCAAACAAGTTGAAAGTATTGAAAAAGCTGTTGAAAAATTAAGAGAAATTCTTAATGATAAATTTGTAAAATATTTCAATCAATTTAAAAGTAAATTAGAAGAATTAACAATAAAAAAACAATTATTGAAAAAAATAGATTCTATAACAGAAGATGATAGCTACTAA
- a CDS encoding replication-associated recombination protein A, whose product MIATKLRPENLDEFVGQPHLRTLLKKLIQTQDKSSFIFYGPSGTGKTSLAILLAKNLNLKFDIFNASIENKSDLLQKIKDNQVLIIDEVHRLNKDKQDILLSHLEQGELTFYLCTTENPFFKIVPAIRSRTYLLEFKPLSFEDIFLRLSLYLKNNNLGQIIDDNLLKFIIRHSNGDLRQSLNNLSLILKLNKKKNIEKEDIKAIIPSMNFYSDEKGDNHYDYLSAFHKSLRGSDIDASLYYGAIILHSGDVDGLIRRLIAVVHEDIGLANPLLSIKVQSAIWAMERLGMPEMKLPLAHIICEIALSPKSNSTYLAFEKAQDLINSNQIYTPPNHLRDSHYQSAFKLNRGVGYKYPHDFENHWIFQQYMPDKLKNQVLFTYSNSQAEVKFKKYWDNIKKNEGKNGL is encoded by the coding sequence ATGATAGCTACTAAATTAAGACCAGAAAATTTAGATGAATTTGTTGGTCAACCACATTTAAGAACATTACTTAAAAAACTTATACAAACACAAGATAAATCTTCTTTTATTTTCTACGGACCTTCAGGTACAGGAAAGACTTCTTTAGCAATTCTGTTAGCAAAAAATTTAAATTTAAAATTTGATATTTTTAATGCTAGTATAGAAAACAAATCTGATTTGCTTCAGAAAATAAAGGATAATCAAGTTTTAATCATAGATGAGGTACATAGACTAAATAAAGATAAACAAGACATTTTGCTTTCACATTTAGAACAAGGAGAATTAACTTTTTATCTTTGTACAACAGAAAATCCTTTTTTTAAAATAGTTCCTGCGATAAGAAGTAGAACTTATCTCTTAGAATTTAAACCTCTAAGTTTTGAAGATATATTTTTAAGACTAAGTTTATACTTAAAAAATAATAATTTAGGTCAAATAATAGACGATAATTTACTTAAATTTATTATCAGACATTCAAATGGTGATCTTAGACAATCTTTGAACAATTTATCTTTAATTTTGAAGCTAAATAAGAAGAAAAACATAGAAAAAGAAGACATAAAAGCAATCATTCCATCAATGAATTTTTATTCAGATGAAAAAGGTGATAATCACTATGATTATTTAAGTGCTTTCCATAAGTCATTAAGAGGTTCTGATATTGATGCTTCTCTTTATTATGGAGCTATAATATTACATTCGGGAGATGTTGATGGCTTAATTAGAAGACTCATCGCTGTTGTTCACGAAGATATAGGTCTAGCTAATCCTTTGCTTTCTATAAAAGTTCAAAGTGCAATTTGAGCAATGGAAAGACTGGGCATGCCTGAAATGAAATTACCTCTTGCTCATATTATTTGTGAAATTGCTTTAAGTCCAAAATCGAATTCGACATATTTAGCTTTTGAAAAAGCTCAAGACTTGATAAACTCAAATCAAATTTATACTCCCCCAAATCATTTACGTGATTCGCATTATCAGTCAGCTTTTAAATTAAATCGTGGTGTTGGTTATAAATACCCCCATGATTTTGAAAATCACTGAATTTTTCAACAATATATGCCAGATAAATTAAAAAATCAAGTATTATTTACATACTCAAATTCTCAAGCTGAAGTAAAATTTAAAAAATATTGAGATAATATAAAGAAAAATGAAGGAAAAAATGGATTATAA
- the pheS gene encoding phenylalanine--tRNA ligase subunit alpha, whose translation MDYKKLLNEFVINNLEDLKLAKNTFFGKDSYLAQLQNQLKSASNEEKKELGKQISQIRQEADTFFQNQAKLLEEKRINEQIQKEWIDINLPTNSFASLHPLTLIETRIREWFLVNGYFEVKASEIENDEYNFERLNIPKNHPARDMQDSLYIDEKHLLRTHNTGVSARMLELNKNKAFSQFCMGKVYRNDEDDQTHSHQFSQLDFISVGNLTITDLIGTLKSFLTYVFETDLEFKFRPSFFPFTEPSLEVDIFYKNRWIEILGSGMIHPNVLKKAGYTNNFRAIAAGVGLERLAMIKYGIEDIRELYKNDLRFLKQFK comes from the coding sequence ATGGATTATAAAAAATTACTAAATGAATTTGTAATTAATAATTTAGAAGATTTAAAATTAGCTAAAAATACTTTTTTTGGTAAAGATAGTTATTTAGCTCAACTTCAAAATCAACTAAAATCTGCTTCAAATGAAGAAAAAAAAGAACTTGGAAAACAAATTAGCCAAATAAGACAAGAAGCTGATACTTTCTTTCAAAATCAAGCAAAATTACTTGAAGAAAAAAGAATAAATGAACAAATTCAAAAAGAATGAATTGATATAAATTTACCAACTAATAGCTTTGCTAGTTTACACCCTTTAACTTTAATTGAAACCAGAATCAGAGAATGATTTTTAGTAAATGGTTATTTTGAAGTTAAAGCTAGTGAAATAGAAAATGATGAATACAATTTTGAAAGACTAAATATTCCAAAAAATCATCCAGCTCGAGATATGCAAGATAGTTTGTATATAGACGAAAAACATTTATTAAGAACTCATAATACTGGTGTTAGTGCAAGAATGTTAGAACTTAATAAAAACAAAGCATTTAGTCAATTTTGTATGGGTAAAGTTTATAGAAATGATGAAGATGATCAAACACATTCACATCAATTTAGTCAATTAGACTTTATTTCTGTAGGTAATTTAACTATTACTGATTTAATTGGAACCTTAAAGAGTTTTTTAACTTATGTTTTCGAAACAGATTTAGAATTTAAATTCAGACCTTCATTTTTCCCATTTACTGAACCATCTTTAGAGGTAGATATTTTTTATAAAAATAGATGAATTGAGATTTTAGGCTCAGGAATGATTCATCCAAATGTGCTCAAAAAAGCAGGATATACAAACAATTTTAGAGCCATAGCAGCAGGTGTAGGTCTTGAAAGACTTGCAATGATTAAATACGGAATTGAAGATATTCGAGAACTTTACAAAAACGATTTACGTTTTTTAAAACAATTTAAATAA
- a CDS encoding phenylalanine--tRNA ligase subunit beta has product MIFSLKKLKQLANLDEHISLEDITKAINSIGFELESATKLNNIKGIKFGHIVELYKNPNADNLTVCKIEFEDKQRIIQTRATNLKQNDYVMAFVPGASSGEITFSAKELKGIISEGMLVSLNELGFDDSLVSKDLANGIFSFKKVDLSLDPLAFFDLDDYLLDIKILANRADANSYLIMAKELAAYFRTTTSKLSIKTKPSFKSDFIFEDFLDNKLTGIEAKIDNDFELSIQDQLLLLKSSIKLVNPIVDLTNLTLIMTGQPVHVYDVDKLKTTKILKPAIKSNVSENILGKKEVNVSNSLVITNENEEVLTFPAVIGLEKNAVDSDSKNVLFEIGIFDTTQTRKTVKELRVSNLTSNRAIKNFAYGSIHLAHKFLKSHLNNYSFSINLNEIQKQEIELNIHKMQHIAGVKFCCDPEFKNTIFSLKSLGFEFDFKNKKVKIPTYRYDIELNEDLLEEILRFYGYTKLEPTVPKNTVFKIQKTNTLKEQVKVLGFNEIKTYTLISKQKNEFNPFDFDEQINLKTFLSKERETIRNTQAISISEALEHNIKRKISKISLFEIGMINSEINTLILATTEFNFFELKQKLFDLFSLDFEFIRTNSEQFHNGVSAKIYYNSQLIGWIGKPHPKLKLVDAFYLEINLDAIKKFVKNIKFNPYDSNELKTRDITFTLNTHQSIEEEINKLKDIPGIFSISLKDSINIDKKQKITLHLVCDEKSIEFINKIYENLL; this is encoded by the coding sequence ATGATTTTTTCACTTAAAAAATTAAAACAATTAGCTAATTTAGATGAACATATTTCTTTAGAAGACATTACAAAAGCTATAAATTCCATTGGTTTTGAACTAGAATCTGCAACAAAATTAAATAATATTAAAGGAATTAAATTTGGACACATTGTTGAACTTTATAAAAATCCAAATGCAGATAATCTAACAGTTTGTAAAATAGAATTTGAAGATAAACAAAGAATTATTCAAACAAGAGCTACAAATTTAAAGCAAAATGATTATGTTATGGCTTTTGTTCCAGGCGCTTCTAGTGGTGAAATTACTTTCAGTGCTAAGGAATTAAAAGGAATAATTTCTGAAGGAATGTTAGTGTCTTTAAATGAATTAGGCTTTGATGATTCTTTAGTTTCTAAAGACTTAGCAAATGGTATTTTTAGCTTTAAAAAAGTAGATTTATCTTTAGATCCTTTAGCTTTTTTCGACTTAGATGATTATTTATTAGATATTAAAATTTTAGCTAATCGTGCTGATGCAAATTCTTACTTAATTATGGCAAAAGAATTAGCAGCTTACTTTAGAACTACAACTTCAAAATTGTCTATAAAAACAAAACCTAGTTTTAAATCTGACTTTATTTTTGAAGACTTTTTAGATAATAAACTAACTGGAATAGAAGCTAAAATTGACAATGATTTTGAACTTAGTATTCAAGATCAATTACTTTTATTAAAATCTTCAATTAAACTTGTAAATCCGATCGTTGATTTAACAAATCTTACTTTAATTATGACAGGTCAACCTGTACATGTTTATGATGTAGACAAATTAAAAACCACAAAAATTTTAAAACCAGCTATAAAATCAAATGTTAGCGAAAATATTTTAGGAAAAAAAGAAGTAAATGTTTCTAATTCTTTAGTCATTACCAACGAAAATGAAGAAGTTTTAACTTTTCCAGCAGTAATTGGTTTGGAAAAAAATGCAGTTGATTCTGATAGCAAAAATGTTTTATTTGAAATCGGAATATTTGATACTACACAAACAAGAAAAACTGTAAAAGAATTAAGAGTTTCTAACTTAACTTCTAATAGAGCTATTAAAAATTTTGCTTATGGTTCTATTCATCTTGCACACAAATTTTTAAAATCACATTTAAATAATTATTCTTTTTCAATAAATTTAAATGAGATTCAAAAACAAGAAATAGAATTAAATATTCATAAAATGCAACACATTGCAGGTGTTAAATTCTGTTGTGATCCAGAGTTTAAAAATACTATATTTTCTCTCAAATCTTTAGGTTTTGAATTTGATTTTAAAAACAAAAAAGTAAAAATACCTACATATAGATATGATATTGAACTAAATGAAGATCTTTTAGAAGAAATTTTAAGATTCTATGGTTATACAAAATTAGAACCAACTGTTCCTAAAAATACAGTTTTTAAAATTCAAAAAACCAATACTTTAAAAGAACAAGTAAAAGTATTAGGTTTTAACGAAATTAAAACTTATACTTTAATTTCTAAACAAAAAAACGAATTTAATCCATTTGATTTTGACGAGCAAATAAATCTAAAAACCTTCTTATCTAAAGAAAGAGAAACCATTAGGAACACACAAGCTATTTCAATTTCTGAAGCTTTAGAACATAATATTAAAAGAAAAATTTCTAAAATTAGCTTATTTGAAATAGGAATGATTAATTCAGAGATCAACACTTTAATTTTAGCCACTACTGAATTTAATTTTTTTGAATTAAAACAAAAATTATTTGATTTATTTTCCTTAGATTTTGAGTTTATAAGAACAAATTCAGAACAATTTCATAATGGAGTTTCTGCTAAAATATATTATAATAGTCAACTAATAGGTTGAATAGGTAAACCACATCCAAAATTAAAATTAGTAGATGCATTTTATCTAGAAATTAATTTAGATGCTATTAAAAAATTTGTAAAAAATATTAAATTTAACCCATATGATTCTAATGAATTAAAAACCAGAGATATTACTTTTACTCTAAATACACATCAATCTATAGAAGAAGAAATAAATAAATTAAAAGATATTCCAGGAATTTTTTCAATCAGTTTAAAAGATTCTATAAATATAGATAAAAAACAAAAAATTACACTACATTTAGTGTGTGATGAAAAATCTATAGAATTTATTAACAAAATTTATGAAAACCTGTTATAA
- the rpmF gene encoding 50S ribosomal protein L32: protein MAIVPKRKTSKQRKHKRRTHDVLTSPTLVTCGTCSGKSLPHHACSNCGFYKGKKVIEGLQK, encoded by the coding sequence ATGGCAATAGTACCAAAGCGTAAAACATCAAAACAACGTAAACACAAAAGAAGAACTCACGATGTATTAACATCACCAACTTTAGTAACTTGTGGAACTTGTTCAGGAAAATCATTACCTCACCATGCATGTTCAAATTGTGGTTTCTATAAAGGTAAAAAAGTTATTGAAGGTCTACAAAAATAA
- the truB gene encoding tRNA pseudouridine(55) synthase TruB, with the protein MIKLLYKPTNITSFKFIKNYARENNIKKIGHTGTLDPLASGLMLIATDEDTKFIPYIDTKDKEYIVKLKFGFISDTYDIEGKIEKFSKNKVSLKQIEEQLKILVAKEEQIPPVFSAKKVNGLRSYDLARQSKFLDLKPIKIKVFAYKILNFDYDTQTLKLQFIVSRGTYIRTLAHDLGQMLKIGAIMVELTRTKINFLDSSFLNQDLNVLDLIHLIQTKIDKFQLQQLIQGKVVSFDKNYEDQEETLLVIQNQAVGIGTIKNKILKSKKLFGNKIKIILNK; encoded by the coding sequence ATGATTAAATTGCTTTATAAACCAACCAATATTACATCATTTAAGTTTATTAAAAATTACGCTAGAGAAAATAATATTAAAAAAATCGGGCACACTGGAACTTTAGATCCTTTAGCCTCTGGATTAATGTTGATAGCAACAGATGAAGACACAAAATTCATACCTTATATTGACACAAAAGACAAAGAATATATTGTTAAATTAAAATTTGGCTTTATTTCAGATACATACGATATTGAAGGTAAAATAGAAAAATTTTCTAAAAATAAAGTGTCTTTAAAGCAAATAGAAGAACAGTTAAAAATTTTAGTTGCTAAAGAAGAACAGATACCACCAGTTTTTTCAGCTAAAAAAGTTAATGGATTACGCTCATATGATTTAGCTCGGCAAAGCAAGTTTTTGGACTTAAAACCTATAAAAATCAAGGTATTTGCATATAAAATTTTAAATTTTGATTACGATACACAAACACTGAAATTACAATTTATAGTTTCAAGAGGAACATATATTAGGACTTTAGCTCATGATTTAGGTCAGATGTTGAAAATTGGTGCAATTATGGTAGAATTAACAAGAACAAAAATAAATTTTTTAGATTCTTCTTTTTTAAATCAAGATTTAAATGTTTTAGATTTAATACATTTAATTCAAACCAAAATAGACAAATTTCAGCTACAGCAACTTATACAAGGTAAAGTTGTTTCTTTTGATAAAAATTACGAAGACCAAGAAGAAACTTTACTAGTAATTCAAAATCAAGCAGTGGGTATTGGGACTATAAAAAACAAGATTTTAAAGTCTAAAAAACTTTTTGGTAATAAGATAAAAATAATACTAAACAAATAA
- a CDS encoding YcsE-related riboflavin metabolism phosphatase translates to MKSKNIKIFATDIDDTILPSGYKDIPNEIIDMFSQLQQNNIKTVLVTGRDLVTIGRHINTPNIDYFIGANGAFIYDFARKKIIWEKEISFSDFKLIEDFAYQQNVEFVIMDHKHIYYSDGHSDLDSPFLSKHQHKMKSIKDYTGDTPLHIITIKEKYPNPDIMRNFASFLKEKNIQAEISSRWTYGFFISPVNIKKSITLIFLATLLGFTKDQIIAFGDSSNDVEMIRDVGYGVAMANALDEVKSVAKDIAEDTRDLGVYKKAKELKLIN, encoded by the coding sequence ATGAAAAGTAAAAATATAAAAATATTTGCAACCGATATTGATGATACTATTTTACCTTCGGGTTATAAAGATATTCCAAACGAAATAATTGATATGTTTTCTCAGCTTCAACAAAACAATATCAAAACCGTGTTAGTAACTGGTAGAGATTTAGTTACTATTGGAAGGCATATTAATACACCAAATATTGATTATTTTATTGGAGCAAATGGCGCATTTATTTATGATTTTGCAAGAAAAAAAATAATCTGAGAAAAGGAAATCAGCTTTAGTGATTTTAAATTAATTGAAGACTTTGCATATCAACAAAATGTAGAATTTGTAATAATGGATCACAAACATATATATTATTCAGATGGACATTCAGATTTAGATTCACCATTTTTATCAAAACATCAACATAAAATGAAGTCAATAAAAGACTACACTGGAGATACTCCACTACACATTATTACTATTAAAGAAAAATATCCAAATCCAGATATTATGAGAAATTTTGCTTCATTTTTAAAGGAAAAAAATATTCAAGCAGAAATTAGTTCAAGATGAACTTATGGTTTTTTTATTTCCCCAGTTAACATTAAAAAAAGTATTACTTTAATTTTTCTAGCAACTCTTTTAGGATTTACCAAAGATCAAATTATAGCTTTTGGAGATTCTTCTAATGATGTTGAAATGATTAGAGATGTAGGTTATGGAGTAGCAATGGCTAATGCTTTAGATGAAGTAAAAAGCGTTGCAAAAGACATTGCAGAAGATACAAGAGATCTTGGAGTATACAAAAAAGCAAAAGAATTAAAACTAATAAACTAA
- a CDS encoding FAD synthase produces the protein MTKIYSYPLDSNFKFNNASFVLGSFESFHIGHQKLIQKAKELSDTVVVCMVKNPIKLPKSNGLVFSDLESRIHALANQEIENILLIDFNEEIQNMTGNTFIDSLINSGASSFVIGKDFKFGRFGQWNASILKEYFPNTHIIEHTKDTQQNIKISTKFLKENLNFGEISLLNSLLTENYKIKVTLDSEKKFQWPEEIEKLHTGIYIANFLSTQDLEKYHGILKIDFKNPSIAEVILFDLTQIEGTLSGFVEIVKEIRLVIQSKNNELTNFDIKTAKEYHLEQLRALKKISN, from the coding sequence ATGACAAAAATTTATTCTTATCCTTTAGATTCGAATTTTAAATTTAACAACGCTAGTTTTGTTTTAGGTTCTTTTGAATCTTTTCATATTGGTCATCAAAAATTAATTCAAAAAGCTAAAGAACTATCAGATACAGTAGTTGTATGTATGGTTAAAAACCCGATTAAATTACCTAAAAGCAACGGGTTGGTATTTTCTGATTTGGAATCCAGAATTCACGCTTTAGCAAATCAAGAAATTGAAAATATTTTGCTTATAGACTTTAATGAAGAGATACAAAACATGACTGGTAACACTTTCATAGATTCTTTAATCAATTCAGGAGCTAGCTCGTTTGTTATTGGTAAAGACTTTAAATTCGGTCGCTTTGGGCAGTGAAATGCTTCAATTTTAAAGGAATATTTTCCAAACACACATATAATAGAACACACAAAAGACACTCAACAAAATATAAAAATTTCTACAAAATTTTTAAAAGAAAATCTGAATTTTGGAGAAATTAGTTTACTTAATTCACTACTCACAGAAAACTATAAAATAAAAGTAACTTTAGATTCTGAGAAAAAATTCCAGTGACCTGAAGAAATAGAAAAATTACACACAGGTATTTATATAGCCAATTTTTTGTCAACTCAAGATTTAGAAAAATACCACGGAATTCTAAAAATTGATTTTAAAAATCCTTCAATAGCAGAAGTCATTTTGTTTGACTTAACTCAAATTGAAGGAACTCTTTCAGGTTTTGTTGAAATAGTAAAAGAAATTCGTTTAGTAATTCAATCAAAAAATAATGAATTAACAAATTTCGATATAAAAACAGCCAAAGAGTATCATTTAGAACAACTAAGAGCGCTTAAAAAAATTTCAAATTAA